In Microbacterium enclense, one genomic interval encodes:
- the uraD gene encoding 2-oxo-4-hydroxy-4-carboxy-5-ureidoimidazoline decarboxylase has translation MHLHDFHALDDADATAVVRVWADIPGWVDAIVAGRPYASVDALAAYAGDLATAWSPADLEAALHAHPRIGAKVSGDGAEAAASRREQGSMSTAADDDVAAIAAGNAAYEERFGRVFLIRAAGRTPGEMRAELERRLGNDPDSETIEATRQLAEIALLRLRTTFADDAPAEPEDAE, from the coding sequence ATGCACCTGCACGACTTCCATGCCCTCGACGACGCGGATGCCACGGCGGTCGTCCGTGTCTGGGCCGACATTCCGGGATGGGTCGACGCGATCGTCGCGGGCCGCCCCTACGCGAGCGTCGATGCCCTCGCCGCCTACGCCGGTGACCTCGCGACGGCGTGGTCGCCCGCCGACCTCGAGGCCGCCCTGCACGCCCACCCCCGCATCGGCGCGAAAGTGTCGGGCGACGGCGCGGAGGCCGCGGCATCCCGTCGCGAACAGGGATCGATGAGCACCGCCGCAGACGACGACGTCGCCGCGATCGCCGCCGGCAACGCCGCGTACGAGGAGCGCTTCGGTCGCGTCTTCCTCATCCGCGCGGCGGGCCGCACCCCGGGCGAGATGCGCGCGGAGCTCGAGCGCCGCCTCGGCAACGACCCCGACAGCGAGACCATCGAGGCCACGCGCCAGCTCGCCGAGATCGCGCTGCTCCGGCTGCGGACGACGTTCGCAGACGACGCGCCCGCCGAACCGGAGGACGCCGAATGA
- a CDS encoding FAD-dependent monooxygenase: protein MADVLISGASVAGPAAAVALTRLGHTVTVVEIAPEPRTGGYAVDFRGKAHLDALSRLGVLDDLREVSVPATRTCFLAGPGTRLDLPEEFTGGDLNVLRRDLTRVLVTHSGDADYRYGISIREITDDRDRIGVEFTDGGTGTFDVVIGADGIHSRVRRLLFGPEEQFVTYQGYCVAGWDLPNTVGATPDLTVWNAPGKALGVSRDPQDPSRGHVFAVFEAPSLPRELRHDRHAQNTYLRHTLSQVGPLGRQLTEYLPGASDIYLDAIARADVTAWSKGRCVLLGDAAAGATLGGMGTGTAVVSALVLADRLQHDEPASAFRRYEELVRPYATACQKGGDTAGRFFAPRSRPGIAARNLFFSTPVGRRMLLGTGRERSEGLTLTASISLGGPENPGR from the coding sequence ATGGCAGATGTCCTGATCTCCGGAGCGAGCGTCGCGGGTCCGGCCGCGGCGGTCGCCTTGACTCGTCTGGGCCACACGGTGACCGTGGTCGAGATCGCACCCGAGCCAAGGACCGGCGGGTATGCCGTCGACTTTCGCGGCAAGGCCCACCTCGACGCCCTCTCGCGCCTCGGCGTGCTCGACGACCTCCGCGAGGTCTCGGTGCCTGCCACCAGGACGTGCTTTCTGGCAGGTCCCGGCACGAGACTGGATCTTCCCGAGGAATTCACCGGCGGCGACCTGAACGTGCTCCGACGCGACCTGACACGCGTGCTGGTGACCCACTCGGGCGACGCCGACTACCGCTACGGCATCTCGATCCGGGAGATCACCGACGACCGAGACCGAATCGGCGTCGAGTTCACCGATGGGGGAACGGGCACGTTCGACGTCGTCATCGGGGCGGACGGCATCCACTCGCGTGTGCGTCGGCTGCTCTTCGGGCCGGAGGAACAGTTCGTCACCTACCAGGGGTACTGCGTCGCCGGTTGGGATCTGCCCAACACTGTCGGCGCCACCCCTGACCTCACTGTGTGGAACGCGCCCGGGAAGGCGCTCGGCGTCAGCCGCGATCCTCAAGACCCCTCGCGTGGGCACGTGTTCGCTGTCTTCGAGGCGCCGTCACTGCCGCGAGAGCTGCGCCACGACCGGCACGCCCAGAACACCTACCTCCGCCACACGCTCTCGCAGGTAGGTCCGCTCGGGCGGCAGCTCACCGAATACCTCCCCGGGGCCTCAGACATCTATCTCGACGCGATCGCCCGGGCAGACGTTACCGCCTGGTCGAAGGGACGTTGTGTCCTCCTCGGCGATGCGGCCGCCGGCGCGACCCTCGGCGGGATGGGCACGGGCACGGCCGTGGTCAGCGCATTGGTGCTGGCCGATCGACTCCAGCACGACGAACCCGCGTCCGCCTTCCGGCGATACGAGGAGCTCGTCCGGCCCTACGCCACGGCCTGCCAGAAGGGCGGCGACACCGCCGGCCGTTTCTTCGCACCCCGATCCCGGCCAGGGATCGCCGCCCGAAACCTGTTCTTCAGTACCCCCGTCGGCCGCCGCATGCTTCTCGGGACCGGCCGCGAGCGGAGCGAAGGCCTGACGCTTACCGCGTCGATTTCCCTCGGCGGCCCCGAGAACCCCGGGCGGTGA
- a CDS encoding VOC family protein, which produces MPVLEVESIETARRYYEEILGLRVVMDHGWIVTLADAGDPSGSQISLITRDATASVNPELSVEVDDVDLAHSAAIAAHTLVVHELRNEPWGVRRFFFRDDDGHVINVLAHLPSDSAADVSHPEGSA; this is translated from the coding sequence GTGCCTGTCCTCGAGGTGGAAAGCATCGAGACGGCGCGCCGGTACTACGAGGAGATCTTGGGGCTGCGCGTCGTGATGGACCACGGGTGGATTGTGACCCTCGCTGATGCTGGGGATCCTTCAGGCTCTCAGATCAGCCTCATCACTCGTGATGCCACCGCTTCCGTCAACCCAGAGCTGTCTGTGGAGGTCGACGACGTCGACCTCGCGCACTCGGCAGCGATCGCAGCTCACACGCTCGTTGTCCACGAACTGCGCAACGAGCCGTGGGGAGTGCGACGCTTCTTCTTCCGCGACGACGACGGCCACGTGATCAACGTCTTGGCACATCTTCCTTCGGACAGCGCTGCTGACGTCTCGCACCCGGAAGGAAGTGCGTGA
- the hpxO gene encoding FAD-dependent urate hydroxylase HpxO, with product MKVIVIGAGVGGTSAALALQKLGHEVVVYDRMRENRPVGAALSLWSNGVKVLNWLGLGPQIAALGGRMDDMAYYDGHTGEELCRFSLAPVTAQTGQRSYPVARADLQQLMMDAVGSANIHLGKQLTGVSESDGVVTATFADGSTDTADLLIGADGARSLVRDYVTEPTGIRPERTYSGYVNYNGLVAADERIGPLDQWTTYVGDGKRCAVMPVAGDRFYFFVDVPGPSGVVEDRMAALEAAFGSWGAPGVRALLDGIDPDESLNRVEIWDIDPFDTWVRGRVAILGDAAHNTAPDIGQGACSALEDSFALGIVFATTTLSVEDSLKRYERIRTERAGDLVLRARKRAHETHAFDVAATQAWYDGLRREDGTGVIRGIVGNIEGSPVELGASVMR from the coding sequence ATGAAGGTCATCGTCATCGGTGCGGGGGTCGGCGGCACATCCGCGGCCCTCGCGTTGCAGAAGCTCGGCCACGAGGTGGTCGTGTACGACCGCATGCGTGAGAACCGCCCCGTCGGCGCAGCGCTGTCGCTGTGGTCGAACGGGGTGAAGGTGCTCAACTGGCTGGGCCTGGGCCCGCAGATCGCCGCCCTCGGCGGCCGCATGGACGACATGGCCTACTACGACGGCCATACCGGTGAGGAGCTCTGTCGGTTCAGCCTTGCCCCCGTCACCGCGCAGACCGGCCAACGCTCGTACCCCGTCGCCCGCGCCGACCTGCAACAGCTGATGATGGATGCCGTCGGCTCGGCGAACATCCACCTCGGCAAGCAGCTGACCGGCGTCTCCGAGTCCGACGGGGTCGTGACCGCCACCTTCGCCGACGGCTCCACCGATACCGCCGACCTGCTCATCGGAGCCGACGGGGCGCGCTCCCTGGTGCGCGACTACGTCACCGAGCCCACCGGCATCCGCCCCGAACGCACGTATTCGGGGTATGTGAACTACAACGGCCTCGTCGCGGCGGACGAGCGGATCGGACCGCTCGACCAGTGGACGACGTACGTCGGCGACGGCAAGCGGTGTGCGGTCATGCCCGTCGCCGGAGACCGCTTCTACTTCTTCGTCGACGTGCCCGGCCCCTCGGGCGTGGTCGAGGACCGGATGGCGGCTCTCGAGGCCGCGTTCGGGTCATGGGGCGCCCCCGGCGTTCGGGCGCTGCTCGACGGCATCGATCCCGACGAGTCGCTCAATCGCGTCGAGATCTGGGACATCGATCCCTTCGACACCTGGGTGCGCGGACGTGTCGCGATCCTGGGCGACGCGGCGCACAACACCGCCCCCGACATCGGCCAGGGGGCGTGTTCGGCGCTCGAGGACAGCTTCGCGCTCGGCATCGTCTTCGCCACGACCACGCTCAGCGTCGAGGACTCGCTGAAGCGGTACGAGCGCATCCGCACCGAGAGGGCGGGCGACCTCGTGCTGCGGGCGCGCAAGCGTGCGCATGAGACGCACGCGTTCGATGTGGCCGCGACGCAGGCCTGGTACGACGGCCTGCGGCGCGAGGACGGCACGGGCGTGATCCGCGGGATCGTCGGCAACATCGAGGGCAGCCCGGTGGAGCTCGGCGCGAGCGTCATGCGCTGA
- the uraH gene encoding hydroxyisourate hydrolase — protein sequence MTHVTTHILDATTGTPAAGVAVALARLDGTAIAAASTDADGRLALGPERLDDGDYALTFGTGAYFRGRDVASFHPVVTVAFTVAGEAHLHVPLLLSPFAYSTYRGS from the coding sequence ATGACCCACGTCACGACCCACATCCTGGATGCCACCACCGGCACGCCCGCGGCCGGTGTCGCCGTGGCACTCGCCCGTCTGGACGGCACCGCGATCGCCGCGGCCAGCACCGACGCCGACGGCCGCCTCGCCCTCGGCCCCGAGCGGCTCGACGACGGCGACTACGCCCTCACCTTCGGCACCGGCGCCTACTTCCGGGGGCGCGACGTCGCCTCGTTCCATCCCGTCGTCACGGTGGCCTTCACCGTCGCGGGCGAGGCGCACCTGCACGTGCCGCTGCTGCTGAGCCCGTTCGCCTATTCGACCTACCGCGGCAGCTGA
- a CDS encoding sodium:proton exchanger, with the protein MPPALLRRIALCLLIAAPAIVFRILGFAPNPVLDLVIFGAAVVAASFLLAWAAEAAQKDISGPLAIAILALIAVLPEYAVDLYYAFRSGSDAAYEQFAAANMTGSNRLLLGFGWPLVVIVALLVANRGLRRGDPARRSFLQLPRESRLDVGFLAVLAVVAFTIPLVGSIPIWFGLLLIAAFAFYLGRASQAHSDDEEEFVGPAKLIADLPQRPRRWTVIALFVVAAAIILACAEPFAEALVASGSALGIDSYFLVQWLAPLASEAPEFIVAVMFALRGWGAAAIGTLIASKINQWSLLVGSLPLAHFFGGGDTALPLDARQIEEFVLTGTQTLMGVAVIIALRFHWRSAVALAAIFAVQFFVTDTAGRYVLSAVQVVIAVTLLIVHRREILPTLAAPFRRRAADDAPAAELTRS; encoded by the coding sequence ATGCCCCCTGCGCTCCTGCGCCGTATCGCCCTGTGCCTGCTGATCGCGGCACCCGCGATCGTCTTCCGCATCCTGGGGTTCGCCCCGAATCCGGTGCTGGATCTCGTCATCTTCGGCGCCGCTGTCGTGGCCGCGAGCTTCCTGCTCGCATGGGCGGCCGAGGCCGCGCAGAAGGACATCTCCGGCCCCCTCGCGATCGCGATCCTCGCGCTCATCGCGGTCCTCCCGGAGTATGCCGTCGACCTGTACTACGCCTTCCGTTCGGGCAGCGATGCCGCCTACGAGCAGTTCGCGGCGGCGAACATGACCGGCTCGAACCGGCTGCTCCTCGGGTTCGGATGGCCCCTCGTGGTGATCGTCGCGCTGCTGGTGGCCAACCGCGGGCTGCGTCGCGGGGATCCGGCCCGCCGGAGCTTCCTGCAGCTCCCCCGAGAATCGCGCCTCGACGTCGGGTTCCTCGCCGTGCTCGCGGTCGTCGCCTTCACGATCCCCCTGGTCGGCAGCATCCCCATCTGGTTCGGACTGCTGCTCATCGCGGCGTTCGCGTTCTACCTGGGGCGGGCGAGCCAGGCCCACAGCGACGACGAGGAAGAGTTCGTCGGCCCCGCCAAGCTCATCGCCGACCTCCCGCAGCGCCCGCGCCGCTGGACGGTGATCGCGCTCTTCGTGGTGGCCGCGGCGATCATCCTCGCGTGCGCCGAACCCTTCGCCGAAGCGCTCGTGGCATCCGGCTCCGCGCTGGGTATCGACAGCTACTTCCTCGTGCAGTGGCTCGCGCCCCTGGCATCCGAAGCGCCGGAGTTCATCGTCGCCGTCATGTTCGCCCTGCGGGGATGGGGCGCGGCCGCCATCGGCACCCTGATCGCGTCGAAGATCAACCAGTGGAGCCTGCTGGTCGGCTCCCTGCCGCTGGCACACTTCTTCGGCGGCGGAGACACCGCTCTCCCGCTGGATGCGCGACAGATCGAGGAGTTCGTGCTCACCGGCACACAGACTCTCATGGGCGTGGCGGTGATCATCGCCCTGCGGTTCCACTGGCGGTCGGCTGTCGCCCTGGCGGCGATCTTCGCCGTGCAGTTCTTCGTCACCGACACGGCGGGGCGCTATGTCCTCTCCGCCGTGCAGGTCGTCATCGCGGTGACGTTGCTGATCGTGCACCGGCGCGAGATCCTGCCGACGCTCGCGGCTCCATTCCGGCGCCGGGCCGCAGATGACGCCCCCGCGGCGGAGTTGACGCGCAGCTAG
- a CDS encoding class I SAM-dependent methyltransferase: MPPIWRRLIPRRVRLHSKLRWKNGRWRLATPDRVLLEDVIVPEFLGQDDVRRVLDVGVAWYTRTYPRLYRGVEYHTIDVDPAMQRIAGRHHHTLSMTELASVYPPDTFDVVMCNGVFGWGLNTADEVARGLEASAAVLRPGGWLVVGWNDMAGRRVPDLDALAAPRFDRAVLPAAGADHVVTPTHYAHRFDFFTRR; the protein is encoded by the coding sequence ATGCCCCCCATCTGGAGACGATTGATCCCCCGCCGCGTGCGTCTGCACAGCAAGTTGAGGTGGAAGAACGGCCGCTGGCGGCTCGCGACGCCCGACCGGGTACTGCTCGAAGATGTCATCGTCCCCGAGTTCCTCGGGCAGGACGATGTCCGTCGGGTGCTGGACGTCGGCGTGGCCTGGTACACCCGCACCTACCCTCGGCTGTACCGCGGCGTCGAGTACCACACGATCGATGTCGATCCCGCGATGCAGCGCATCGCCGGGCGCCACCATCACACCCTCTCGATGACCGAGCTGGCATCGGTCTATCCTCCCGACACGTTCGATGTGGTCATGTGCAACGGCGTTTTCGGGTGGGGGCTGAACACCGCCGACGAGGTCGCGCGCGGGCTCGAGGCATCGGCCGCGGTCCTGCGGCCGGGCGGATGGCTCGTGGTGGGGTGGAACGACATGGCGGGTCGACGCGTCCCGGACCTCGACGCACTCGCCGCACCTCGTTTCGACCGGGCGGTGCTGCCCGCCGCGGGCGCTGACCATGTGGTGACGCCGACCCACTACGCCCATCGGTTCGACTTCTTCACCCGCCGATGA
- a CDS encoding NCS1 family nucleobase:cation symporter-1, with the protein MTSTPLTGPHDLVEAAGHPHGGGNMKPHYDERLANEDLAPLRKQKWSSYNIFAFWMSDVHSVGGYVTAGSLFALGLQSWQVLVALIAGIVIVQVFANMVAKPSQKTGVPYPVINRVVFGIRGANIPAIIRGLIAIAWYGVQTFLAAESLNIIFLKFVPGSAALLDVSFAGLSALGWISYAILWVAQFLLFWNGMEVIRRFIDWAGPAVYVVMIVLAVYLVSQAGIQNISFTLSTTQLDFWASIPVMFAAIALVVSYFSGPMLNFGDFARYGKSFTAVKKGNFWGLPVNFVFFSLLTVITASATVPVFGSLITDPIKTVEQIDTPFAILLGGLTFVTATVGINIVANFISPAFDFSNVAPKKISWRAGGMIAAVGSTFLMPWNWYSNADAIHYSLGVLGALIGPLFGILIAGYYIAARQRVKVDAMFTMDAKGPYWYRNGFNPNAVKAVIAAGVPTVAIAIFPKLFADLGLFNISAISDYSWFIGCGLGYVLFLLFERLEPRIPTFDGETEGISDGTVDDVAAPAEVEVPVLAQTAQDATGPVPGSGASTQAWTASLAQTAPDAVVSEPATASPLRRPVAGNPREALA; encoded by the coding sequence ATGACATCCACCCCGCTCACCGGCCCCCACGATCTCGTGGAGGCCGCCGGCCACCCCCACGGGGGCGGCAACATGAAGCCCCACTACGACGAGCGTCTCGCCAACGAAGACCTCGCCCCTCTGCGCAAGCAGAAGTGGTCGAGCTACAACATCTTCGCGTTCTGGATGAGCGACGTGCACTCGGTCGGCGGCTACGTCACCGCGGGGTCGCTCTTCGCCCTCGGTCTGCAGTCGTGGCAGGTGCTGGTGGCGCTGATCGCCGGCATCGTCATCGTGCAGGTGTTCGCCAACATGGTCGCCAAGCCCAGTCAGAAGACGGGCGTGCCCTACCCCGTCATCAACCGCGTGGTGTTCGGCATCCGGGGCGCGAACATCCCCGCGATCATCCGCGGCCTCATCGCCATCGCCTGGTACGGCGTGCAGACCTTCCTCGCGGCCGAGTCGCTCAACATCATCTTCCTGAAGTTCGTTCCCGGCTCGGCCGCGCTGCTCGACGTGTCGTTCGCGGGGCTCTCGGCGCTCGGCTGGATCTCGTACGCGATCCTCTGGGTCGCGCAGTTCCTGCTGTTCTGGAACGGCATGGAGGTCATCCGCCGCTTCATCGACTGGGCGGGTCCCGCCGTCTACGTCGTCATGATCGTCCTCGCCGTGTACCTCGTCTCGCAGGCCGGCATCCAGAACATCTCGTTCACCCTCTCCACGACGCAGCTCGACTTCTGGGCATCGATCCCGGTGATGTTCGCCGCGATCGCCCTGGTGGTGTCGTACTTCTCCGGTCCCATGCTCAACTTCGGAGACTTCGCGCGCTACGGCAAGAGCTTCACCGCCGTGAAGAAGGGCAACTTCTGGGGTCTGCCCGTCAATTTCGTGTTCTTCTCGCTGCTGACGGTCATCACCGCCTCGGCCACCGTGCCGGTCTTCGGCTCGCTCATCACCGACCCGATCAAGACGGTCGAGCAGATCGACACGCCCTTCGCGATCCTTCTCGGCGGCCTGACCTTCGTCACCGCGACGGTCGGCATCAACATCGTCGCCAACTTCATCTCGCCCGCCTTCGACTTCTCCAACGTCGCCCCGAAGAAGATCTCGTGGCGTGCGGGCGGCATGATCGCCGCGGTCGGCTCGACGTTCCTCATGCCCTGGAACTGGTACTCCAACGCCGACGCCATCCACTACTCGCTCGGCGTGCTGGGCGCGCTGATCGGCCCCCTCTTCGGCATCCTGATCGCCGGCTACTACATCGCCGCCCGCCAGCGGGTGAAGGTCGACGCGATGTTCACGATGGATGCCAAGGGCCCCTACTGGTACCGCAACGGCTTCAACCCCAACGCGGTGAAGGCCGTCATCGCGGCCGGTGTGCCGACGGTCGCGATCGCGATCTTCCCGAAGCTGTTCGCCGACCTGGGCCTGTTCAACATCTCCGCCATCAGCGACTACAGCTGGTTCATCGGCTGCGGCCTCGGCTACGTGCTGTTCCTGCTCTTCGAGCGTCTCGAGCCCCGCATCCCGACGTTCGACGGCGAGACCGAGGGCATCTCCGACGGCACGGTCGACGACGTGGCCGCTCCCGCGGAGGTCGAGGTCCCCGTGCTCGCGCAGACGGCTCAGGATGCCACGGGCCCGGTGCCGGGCTCCGGGGCATCGACGCAGGCGTGGACCGCGTCTCTCGCGCAGACGGCGCCGGACGCCGTCGTGTCGGAGCCCGCTACCGCGTCGCCGCTCCGCCGGCCGGTCGCCGGGAACCCGCGCGAGGCGCTCGCGTGA
- a CDS encoding helix-turn-helix domain-containing protein, translated as MYREFASKAPGVLCTWERSGDGHGSTQIIPDGCVDIVWFRDGRIEVAGPDTGSRSVSVDPQDIVGLRFAPAMARGFLGVPVGALLDDQPLLRDLGARSLPVARRLEAQMTQSTRERRQVLEGEVTQAALRFDDLTRTSIGLIRREPRIRVGALAAELGVSVRQLHRRFVEEVGYGPKFFARVVRLRRFLAVVERERDLSIASFMAGYASQSHMSDEVRELTSLTAVRFVEAWGGGKNLASGA; from the coding sequence GTGTACCGGGAGTTCGCATCAAAGGCGCCAGGGGTGCTTTGCACCTGGGAGCGGTCCGGTGACGGTCACGGCTCGACGCAGATCATTCCGGACGGCTGCGTTGACATTGTCTGGTTTCGTGACGGACGGATCGAAGTAGCCGGTCCCGACACAGGATCACGTTCGGTCTCCGTGGATCCGCAGGACATCGTGGGTCTTCGGTTCGCCCCGGCGATGGCGCGGGGATTCCTTGGTGTTCCCGTCGGAGCATTGCTGGATGATCAGCCTCTCCTACGTGACCTGGGAGCACGTTCCCTGCCCGTCGCACGACGGTTGGAGGCCCAGATGACGCAATCCACCCGTGAGCGACGACAGGTGCTGGAAGGCGAAGTAACCCAAGCCGCCCTGCGATTCGACGACCTCACGCGAACCTCCATCGGCCTTATCCGAAGAGAACCGCGGATCAGGGTTGGAGCGCTGGCGGCCGAGTTGGGCGTCAGTGTCCGGCAGCTTCACCGCCGCTTCGTCGAGGAGGTGGGATATGGTCCCAAATTCTTTGCTCGGGTGGTGAGGCTCCGTCGCTTCCTCGCGGTCGTTGAAAGAGAGCGGGACTTGAGCATCGCGTCCTTCATGGCCGGATACGCCAGCCAGTCACATATGAGCGACGAAGTGCGCGAACTGACATCCCTGACCGCCGTCCGATTCGTGGAAGCGTGGGGTGGAGGCAAGAACTTAGCATCAGGGGCATGA
- a CDS encoding SRPBCC family protein — MSKRIDIASRHVSVVVHAEPSAVYDFAHDVVNLPKWASGLAAGPIRRVDDRLIMTSPMGEVTVRFTEQNKLGILDHDVTLPSGTTVNNPVRVLAHPEGAEVVFTVRQIELTEDEFDRDVSLVLKDLRKLRDLVESSTPIA; from the coding sequence ATGAGCAAGAGAATCGACATCGCCAGTCGTCACGTCAGCGTGGTCGTGCACGCCGAGCCCTCAGCGGTCTACGACTTCGCCCACGACGTCGTGAACCTGCCGAAGTGGGCCTCGGGGTTGGCGGCCGGTCCGATCAGACGGGTAGACGACAGACTGATCATGACGTCTCCGATGGGTGAGGTGACCGTGCGGTTCACCGAGCAAAACAAGCTCGGCATCTTGGATCACGACGTGACCCTTCCTTCAGGAACCACGGTGAACAACCCCGTCCGCGTGCTCGCACACCCCGAAGGAGCCGAGGTCGTCTTCACAGTTCGTCAGATCGAGCTCACCGAGGATGAGTTCGACCGCGACGTCAGTCTCGTCCTGAAGGACCTCCGCAAGCTCAGGGATCTCGTCGAGTCGAGCACCCCCATCGCGTGA
- a CDS encoding GNAT family protein → MELGAAVSGVCEIGCSLEPTADRRGLVSRSVVHLRDLALLERRRNRAEWRCRADNVRSAAVAERLGMTLEGAVRGASSNSGAFHDKQVWAILRSELWASRSGAAHG, encoded by the coding sequence ATGGAACTTGGCGCGGCAGTTTCCGGAGTGTGTGAGATCGGATGCTCGTTGGAACCGACGGCGGATCGGCGCGGTCTGGTCTCCCGGTCGGTCGTGCACCTGCGCGATTTGGCGCTGCTCGAGCGACGCCGCAACCGGGCTGAATGGCGCTGCCGAGCCGACAATGTCCGAAGCGCCGCAGTCGCTGAGCGCCTCGGCATGACGCTCGAGGGTGCGGTGCGAGGCGCATCGTCGAACAGCGGTGCTTTCCACGACAAGCAGGTTTGGGCGATTCTGCGGTCGGAGCTCTGGGCCTCCCGCTCAGGTGCTGCTCATGGGTGA
- a CDS encoding XRE family transcriptional regulator, translating to MPHPPLADAVEPDAAGTGSAAEAPASVGARVRDLRQARGISARALAKTLGISPSAVSQIERGVMQPSVSRLIAITDALGVPLVAAFDPASDRPVEPVGPSGFTLQRAGQASDIVLDSGVSFRRLTPGTSPGVDYFESIYPPGAAAHGADGLFHHEGYEVGTVVAGELTIDFEAERVILRAGDAISYPCSVPHRLHNTGEVDAVAHWLIVHA from the coding sequence ATGCCGCACCCGCCCCTCGCCGACGCCGTCGAGCCCGACGCGGCAGGCACGGGCTCCGCGGCCGAGGCCCCGGCATCCGTCGGCGCGCGCGTCCGTGACCTCCGTCAGGCCCGCGGCATCTCGGCGCGTGCGCTCGCGAAGACCCTCGGCATCTCTCCCAGCGCCGTGTCGCAGATCGAGCGCGGCGTGATGCAGCCGAGCGTCTCGCGCCTCATCGCCATCACCGACGCCCTCGGCGTTCCCCTCGTGGCGGCCTTCGATCCGGCATCCGATCGCCCCGTCGAACCCGTCGGGCCGTCGGGCTTCACTCTGCAGCGGGCCGGCCAGGCATCGGACATCGTGCTCGACAGCGGGGTGTCCTTCCGCCGCTTGACGCCCGGAACCTCACCGGGGGTGGACTACTTCGAGTCGATCTACCCGCCCGGCGCCGCCGCGCACGGCGCCGACGGGCTCTTCCACCACGAGGGCTACGAGGTCGGCACCGTCGTCGCGGGCGAGCTCACGATCGACTTCGAGGCCGAGCGCGTGATCCTGCGGGCGGGAGATGCCATCAGCTACCCCTGCTCGGTCCCCCACCGTCTGCACAACACCGGCGAGGTCGACGCGGTCGCGCACTGGCTGATCGTGCACGCCTGA
- a CDS encoding PIG-L family deacetylase, whose translation MPVVAGIWAHYDDDLLFATPTIDRAIQDGHGVRNLFLTASDAGTGLSPYMADRETGIRAAYDVMRGSSTAWSDRETTLSNGVTVVTTSPVDDDRIRLAFLRLPDGGLTGGGWYATGYSTIARLLSGHIPTLTTLDTGQTFTVTRLVETIAAFVSGSSATTVLAHLPGLEPGAVGDHPDHGGVGRLVAAAVDAGLIDGEIVRYAMGYPVFTLPANLDADAVARKLAVFAAYGEHDDAVRRAPEEYLALPGLGEWLRREHFVDDRDTERAAGGR comes from the coding sequence ATGCCCGTTGTCGCCGGGATCTGGGCGCACTATGACGACGACCTCCTCTTCGCCACACCGACGATCGACCGCGCGATCCAGGACGGTCACGGTGTGCGGAATCTCTTCCTGACCGCCTCCGACGCCGGAACCGGCTTGTCGCCGTACATGGCGGATCGCGAGACGGGCATCCGTGCCGCGTACGACGTGATGCGCGGGTCGTCGACGGCGTGGTCGGATCGAGAGACGACTCTCTCGAACGGCGTCACTGTCGTCACGACCTCGCCCGTCGACGATGACCGCATCCGGCTGGCCTTCCTGCGCCTGCCCGACGGGGGGCTCACGGGCGGCGGCTGGTACGCGACCGGGTACAGCACCATCGCCCGCCTTCTCAGCGGACACATCCCGACGCTGACGACGCTCGACACGGGCCAGACGTTCACCGTCACGCGCCTCGTCGAGACGATCGCCGCCTTCGTCTCCGGGTCGAGTGCGACGACGGTGCTCGCGCATCTGCCGGGTCTGGAGCCCGGTGCCGTGGGCGATCATCCCGACCACGGCGGTGTGGGCCGGCTCGTCGCCGCGGCCGTCGACGCCGGGCTCATCGACGGTGAGATCGTTCGCTACGCCATGGGATACCCGGTGTTCACGCTGCCGGCGAATCTCGATGCAGACGCCGTGGCCCGAAAGCTCGCCGTCTTCGCCGCGTACGGAGAGCACGATGACGCCGTGCGCCGCGCACCGGAGGAGTACCTCGCGCTCCCGGGACTCGGCGAATGGCTGCGACGCGAGCACTTCGTCGACGACCGCGACACCGAGCGGGCTGCAGGCGGGCGCTAA